Below is a window of Comamonadaceae bacterium M7527 DNA.
GTGGCAGAGAACATGAGCTTTGCACTGAAGCTCGCGGGCGCGCCGCAGGCCGAGATTAACGACAAGGTCAAAAAGGCCGCCGATATTTTGGACCTCACCCAATACCTGGAACGTCAGCCCAAAGACTTGTCAGGTGGCCAGCGCCAACGTGTGGCTATTGGCCGTGCCATTGTGCGCGCGCCCAAGGTGTTTTTGTTTGATGAGCCGTTATCAAACCTGGACGCAGCGCTACGCGGCCAAACCCGCATTGAAATTGCCAAGCTCCACCGCGACCTGGGTGCCACCACCATTTACGTCACCCACGACCAAGTAGAAGCGATGACACTGGCCGACCGCGTAGTGGTACTACGCGATGGCCAGATTGAGCAAGTGGGCACACCACTTGAGCTATACGACAAGCCCGCCAACCAGTTCGTAGCGCAGTTTATTGGCACACCACAAATGAACGTGGTGCAGTGCGCCCAAGAGGCCAGCATTGCCAGCCACGCTGAGCAAGTGGGAGCATCCAACGGAGCCATCGGCATTCGTCCAGAGCATGTGGTGGTTGGTGACGCAGGCACGGGCATCGCAGTCAAGGTTGAGCTGATTGAAGCCTTGGGCGCTGAGACACTGATTTACGCGCGCACTGCCAGTGGTGTGCAGTGGGTTGCCCGACAAAACGACCGCAGCCAATACAGCGTAGGCCAAGACGCAAGCGTAACGCTAGACCTCACACGCGCCCATTGGTTTGACGCCAATGGACGCATCGTAGCCGCAGCTTAAGCGTTACACCCCTCGTCACGTTATTCAATACTTTCAATTAAAAGGCCACATCGAATGTCCGCACACGCTGCCCCCACCGCTACCACGCAGTGGATTTTGCATTTGGGCTTGGGCTCGTTTCACAGGGCACACCAAGCTGTGTACCTCAATGCGTTGCGCGCTTTGGGCGATGTATCCTGGGCGTTCGCAGGTGGGCATATTCGCCCTGACATGCCAGAAATCATTGCTGCGCTGCAAGCCCAAGGTGGCGCCTACACACTGGAGACTGTCTCACCCAAGGGTGAACACCACTTTGAGCGCATCACGGCCATACAAGACGTGATCAGTTACACGCCCGAATTGACGGGCCTACAAGCCAAAGCAGCCAATGCCAACACACGCATCATCTCGTTTACTGTCACTGAGGCAGGCTACTACCTTGATGCAGCAGACCAGCTAGACCTCAGCTTTACCGACTTGGCAAATGATGTTGCCAAAGTCAAAAGCGGCCAAGCTGGTCACACCATTTACGGTGCTCTGTGCACCTTGCTGCGTGCGCGCATGGCGAACAACGCCGGAGCTGTAACGCTGCTGAACTGCGACAACTTGCGACACAACGGAAATAAGGCTCGCAAGGGCCTGCATCAGTTTATTGAGTTGGTGGGCGATCACGATTTACTCACTTGGGTACAAGCCAACACCACTTGCCCCAATGCCATGGTGGACCGTATTACGCCCCGTCCCACGCCCGAAGTTGCTGCGCGCGTTAAGGCTTCAACCGGCATTGACGACCCAGCAAGCCTCATGGGCGAAAGCTTTACACAGTGGGTCATTGAAGACAACTTCATCAACGGACGCCCAGCGCTTGAGCGCGTTGGCGTCGAAATGACAGACAACGTAGCCCCCTTTGAAGAGGCCAAAATTAGGCTGCTCAACGCCACCCACAGCTGTATTGCGTGGGCGGGCACCTTGCTAGGCATGACCTACATACACGAAGGCAGCCTACATGCAGCCACACGCCAGTTGGCCTATGACTACGTGACACTAGACACCATTCCCGTGCTCACACCAAGCCCTATTGACTTAGAAACTTACCGTGATGTGGTGCTAGAGCGCTTTTGTAACGAGGCCATTGCAGACACCAATCAGCGCGTGGCCATGGACGGCTTTTCCAAAATCCCAGGCTTTATTGCACCCACCATTCGCCAGCGCCTCAATCGCGGCGAATCAATAGCAGCGGTAGCCATGTTGCCCGCCTTATTTTTGGCGTACCTGCAGCGCTGGCATGTGGGTGGCATTGCCTACGAGTACCAAGACCAAGCCATGGACCACGAGGCCGCACACGCCATGTGTGAAGCTGCTGACCCCGTCAAAGTGTTTGCAGCCAACACCGTGCTGTGGGCCGATCTTGCGGGTACACCCGCTCTTGAAAACGCATTACGTGCTGCGTACACCCGTGTGCAAGCATTTGTAGCGCAGCATGCGCCAGCTCACGCGTAACATCAAAACGCCTAACAACACCAGTTAACGACAACAACGATGACAACACCCACACTTGACAACAAACACGCGCTACTAACCGGCGCTGGCGGTGGCATCGGGCTAGCTGTCGCTCAAGCCTATCTGCAAGAAGGCGCCAAGTGCACGATTGTTGATTTGCCTGCGC
It encodes the following:
- a CDS encoding ABC transporter ATP-binding protein, whose amino-acid sequence is MAYLQLQGIEKFFGEHRAIKGIDLDINPGEFIVFVGPSGCGKSTLLRLIAGLEHIDGGMLSLEGKDITHLPSSKRDLAMVFQSYALYPHMNVAENMSFALKLAGAPQAEINDKVKKAADILDLTQYLERQPKDLSGGQRQRVAIGRAIVRAPKVFLFDEPLSNLDAALRGQTRIEIAKLHRDLGATTIYVTHDQVEAMTLADRVVVLRDGQIEQVGTPLELYDKPANQFVAQFIGTPQMNVVQCAQEASIASHAEQVGASNGAIGIRPEHVVVGDAGTGIAVKVELIEALGAETLIYARTASGVQWVARQNDRSQYSVGQDASVTLDLTRAHWFDANGRIVAAA
- a CDS encoding mannitol dehydrogenase family protein, which translates into the protein MSAHAAPTATTQWILHLGLGSFHRAHQAVYLNALRALGDVSWAFAGGHIRPDMPEIIAALQAQGGAYTLETVSPKGEHHFERITAIQDVISYTPELTGLQAKAANANTRIISFTVTEAGYYLDAADQLDLSFTDLANDVAKVKSGQAGHTIYGALCTLLRARMANNAGAVTLLNCDNLRHNGNKARKGLHQFIELVGDHDLLTWVQANTTCPNAMVDRITPRPTPEVAARVKASTGIDDPASLMGESFTQWVIEDNFINGRPALERVGVEMTDNVAPFEEAKIRLLNATHSCIAWAGTLLGMTYIHEGSLHAATRQLAYDYVTLDTIPVLTPSPIDLETYRDVVLERFCNEAIADTNQRVAMDGFSKIPGFIAPTIRQRLNRGESIAAVAMLPALFLAYLQRWHVGGIAYEYQDQAMDHEAAHAMCEAADPVKVFAANTVLWADLAGTPALENALRAAYTRVQAFVAQHAPAHA